In Leptodesmis sichuanensis A121, the following are encoded in one genomic region:
- a CDS encoding sulfate/molybdate ABC transporter ATP-binding protein, whose product MGIVVEDVSKQFGSFQAVSHINLKIESGSLVALLGPSGSGKSTLLRLISGLETPDSGRIWLTGEDATYQSVQDRNIGFVFQHYALFKHLTVRKNIAFALELRKTPAKKIKARVDELLELVQLQGLGDRYPSQLSGGQRQRVALARALAVEPKVLLLDEPFGALDAQVRKGLRAWLRRLHDEVHVTTVFVTHDQEEAMEVADEIVIMNKGKIEQIGTPAEIYDHPASAFVMSFIGPVNVLPSSSNIFQANGFDSPHPEVFLRPQDILIETKSTEATVPARVSRIIHLGWEIQAELTLDDGQVVTAHLSRERFDELNLQPNQRVFVKPKDARAFPLHYSI is encoded by the coding sequence GTGGGTATTGTCGTTGAGGATGTATCGAAGCAGTTCGGTAGTTTTCAGGCTGTTAGCCATATTAATTTGAAAATTGAAAGTGGGTCGCTGGTAGCGTTGTTAGGGCCTTCAGGTTCCGGCAAGTCTACCCTGTTACGCTTAATTTCTGGTCTGGAAACCCCAGATTCTGGGCGCATCTGGTTGACGGGTGAAGATGCCACTTACCAGAGTGTGCAGGATCGCAATATTGGCTTTGTATTCCAGCACTACGCTTTATTCAAGCATCTCACGGTGCGGAAAAATATTGCCTTTGCCCTGGAACTGCGAAAAACCCCTGCGAAAAAGATTAAGGCCCGGGTAGACGAATTACTGGAGTTGGTGCAGTTACAGGGATTGGGCGATCGCTACCCGTCTCAACTATCCGGCGGACAACGACAACGGGTGGCTCTGGCCAGAGCGCTGGCTGTAGAACCAAAAGTCCTGTTGCTGGATGAACCTTTTGGCGCGTTGGATGCTCAGGTTCGTAAGGGGTTGAGAGCCTGGTTACGCCGTCTCCATGATGAAGTCCATGTCACCACTGTATTTGTAACTCACGACCAGGAAGAAGCGATGGAAGTGGCGGATGAAATCGTGATCATGAACAAAGGCAAGATCGAACAAATTGGCACCCCCGCCGAGATTTACGATCATCCAGCCAGTGCCTTTGTCATGAGCTTTATTGGCCCAGTGAATGTATTACCCAGTAGCTCCAATATTTTCCAGGCCAACGGGTTCGATTCTCCCCACCCCGAAGTTTTCCTGCGGCCTCAGGATATTTTAATCGAAACCAAATCGACAGAAGCAACGGTTCCAGCACGGGTCAGTCGGATTATCCACTTAGGCTGGGAAATTCAGGCCGAGTTAACCCTGGATGATGGTCAGGTCGTCACAGCCCACCTCAGTCGGGAACGGTTTGATGAACTGAACTTGCAGCCCAATCAGCGAGTCTTTGTCAAACCCAAAGATGCCAGAGCTTTCCCTTTGCATTATTCGATTTAA
- the rlmB gene encoding 23S rRNA (guanosine(2251)-2'-O)-methyltransferase RlmB, translating into MKDQKRPSDPQRRSRPERRSDASRPHTSAWSDEKRPASGRSGNKSARSTSRSNRDDFDYEGEERPYRSKDSKRYPRRDEKRDDRPYRDKDSRSYQSRDDRPYREKDGRPYQKRDDRPYRDKDSRPYQKDDRSYRDKDSRPYQKQDERPYQKREERPYRDKDSRPYQKQDERPYRDNDRRPPRFHASDRDRSPAPESTAITAPTVEETELIYGRHAVLAALENQQNLNRVWITPRLRYDARFHTLLQQAKANGTVIDEVDPRRLDQITEGATHQGVAAQIAPYEYVELTELIQQAKAKSEQPVIVVADGITDPHNLGAIIRTAEAIGAQGLIIPQRRAAGITATVVKVAAGALATFPVARVVNLNRALEALKAEGFWLYGLAAEAGQSIQSVEFTGAIALVIGAEGEGLSLMVERTCDALVSIHLAGRTPSLNASVAAGMALYEVYRQRQFKPLQLDRFQSTWLKKGEVAEYNKS; encoded by the coding sequence ATGAAAGATCAAAAGCGGCCCTCCGATCCCCAGCGTCGATCGCGGCCTGAACGCCGTTCCGATGCATCCCGGCCACATACTTCTGCCTGGTCTGATGAAAAACGTCCAGCATCAGGACGGTCAGGCAATAAATCCGCTCGTTCCACTAGCCGCAGTAACCGGGACGACTTTGACTATGAGGGGGAAGAACGGCCCTACCGCAGCAAAGACAGCAAACGCTATCCAAGAAGAGACGAGAAAAGAGACGATCGCCCTTACCGGGACAAGGACAGTCGATCCTACCAGTCACGAGACGATCGCCCTTACCGCGAGAAGGACGGCAGACCTTATCAGAAAAGAGACGATCGGCCTTACCGGGACAAAGACAGCAGACCCTACCAAAAAGATGATCGCTCTTATCGGGACAAAGATAGCAGACCCTATCAGAAGCAAGACGAGCGGCCCTATCAGAAAAGAGAGGAGCGACCTTATCGGGACAAAGACAGCAGACCCTACCAGAAGCAAGACGAGCGGCCTTACCGGGACAACGATCGCCGTCCGCCAAGATTTCATGCCAGCGATCGTGATCGATCTCCAGCCCCTGAATCTACGGCCATCACCGCCCCAACTGTTGAGGAAACAGAACTGATTTACGGTCGTCATGCCGTACTGGCGGCTCTGGAAAATCAGCAAAACCTGAATCGGGTCTGGATTACTCCCCGATTGCGCTACGATGCCCGCTTCCATACCTTGTTGCAACAGGCGAAAGCCAATGGCACAGTCATTGATGAGGTTGATCCCCGTCGCTTAGATCAAATTACGGAAGGCGCAACTCATCAAGGGGTGGCAGCGCAAATCGCACCTTATGAATACGTGGAGTTAACGGAGTTAATTCAGCAGGCGAAGGCCAAGTCTGAACAACCTGTGATTGTAGTGGCCGATGGCATCACTGATCCCCATAATCTGGGAGCGATTATCCGTACTGCAGAGGCGATCGGCGCTCAGGGATTGATCATTCCGCAACGGCGGGCGGCTGGGATCACGGCTACAGTGGTCAAAGTGGCTGCAGGTGCATTAGCGACATTTCCGGTGGCCAGAGTGGTGAACTTAAACCGTGCCCTGGAAGCGCTGAAGGCAGAAGGATTCTGGCTTTATGGGCTGGCGGCAGAAGCTGGCCAATCGATTCAGAGTGTGGAATTTACGGGGGCGATCGCCCTGGTAATTGGAGCCGAAGGGGAAGGGTTGAGCCTGATGGTAGAACGAACCTGTGACGCTTTAGTGTCGATTCATCTTGCTGGTCGCACTCCCAGCCTGAATGCATCGGTAGCGGCGGGAATGGCACTTTATGAAGTGTATCGGCAACGGCAGTTTAAACCCCTCCAATTAGATAGATTTCAGTCAACCTGGTTGAAAAAAGGTGAGGTTGCAGAGTATAACAAATCATGA
- a CDS encoding FAD-dependent oxidoreductase has protein sequence MENLTVEVLVVGGGTGGTAAALQAARRGAKTLLVSEFPWLGGMLTSAGVVAPDGNELEAWQTGIWGAYLQQLRQRQPGGLDHAWVSFFTYDPRVGAQIFQDWVNELPNLQWIAGQVPLEVLRQADRVTGVRFPNFTVYAQIVLDGTELGDLLALGDIPHRWGWELQAEFGEPSAPIAPNLLTQTYPVQAPTWVVILQDFGADNPAPLIPAPPHEQSDRFTGAWDNYGGEKFLNYGRLPGNRFMINWPIRGNDYGEGIQRLIGSPEERSQFLQAARWHTQSFARYIQTHLGQRYGLATDIFPTLPELQNPKSKIQNSRGGGAYALHPYYRESRRLQGLTTIREQDLLPISKGQVAALPISVSAAGCLQASNLCDAIAIGNYANDHHYPSGDIHLQPKSIRWGGRWTGTPFTIPYRALIPAAIDGLLACEKNISVSHIANGATRLQPVVLGIGQAAGMAAALCVEQGCQPRELNVRSLQEALLQDPSAAAALIPLFNLEPDHPDWLYWQTYYLDHPENYPASGYCPDKPVTSRNISNTGTLQSRQQSINSQQKLTGTFTRQRTQDYLLTVHEPTELQGQRFAIVTLRSEINQALENLQNGQTIAITGMLNGSGEWILASAIQPD, from the coding sequence ATGGAAAATCTGACTGTAGAAGTGTTGGTTGTGGGAGGTGGAACCGGCGGCACGGCGGCGGCTCTGCAAGCGGCCCGTCGAGGAGCCAAAACGCTGCTGGTCAGTGAGTTTCCCTGGTTAGGAGGAATGCTTACCAGTGCCGGAGTCGTCGCTCCAGACGGCAATGAGTTGGAAGCATGGCAAACGGGAATCTGGGGAGCCTATTTGCAACAGTTGCGCCAGCGCCAACCGGGAGGCTTAGATCACGCTTGGGTCAGTTTCTTTACTTACGATCCCCGCGTTGGTGCTCAGATTTTTCAGGACTGGGTGAATGAGTTACCCAACTTACAGTGGATCGCTGGACAGGTGCCCCTGGAGGTGTTGAGGCAAGCCGATCGCGTCACCGGAGTCCGCTTTCCGAATTTCACCGTATACGCTCAGATTGTCCTGGATGGCACCGAACTGGGCGATCTGTTAGCCCTGGGAGACATCCCGCATCGCTGGGGTTGGGAATTGCAAGCCGAATTTGGTGAACCCAGTGCCCCGATCGCTCCCAACCTGCTGACTCAGACCTATCCTGTTCAGGCTCCCACTTGGGTCGTGATCCTGCAGGACTTCGGAGCCGACAATCCCGCTCCCCTGATCCCAGCCCCACCCCATGAGCAGAGCGATCGCTTTACCGGAGCCTGGGATAACTACGGAGGCGAAAAATTTCTCAACTATGGGCGCTTGCCGGGAAACCGCTTCATGATCAATTGGCCCATTCGCGGCAATGATTATGGTGAAGGCATTCAGCGTTTAATCGGCAGTCCAGAGGAGCGATCGCAATTTCTGCAAGCAGCCCGCTGGCATACCCAGAGCTTTGCCCGCTACATTCAAACCCACCTGGGCCAGCGCTACGGCCTCGCTACCGATATCTTCCCCACCCTTCCTGAACTCCAAAATCCAAAATCCAAAATCCAAAATTCCCGCGGCGGCGGTGCTTATGCGCTACATCCCTACTACCGGGAAAGCCGCCGTCTGCAAGGACTGACAACCATTCGCGAACAGGATTTACTGCCGATCTCCAAAGGCCAGGTTGCCGCTTTACCAATTTCCGTTTCAGCCGCAGGTTGTTTGCAGGCGAGTAACCTCTGTGATGCGATCGCGATTGGCAACTATGCCAATGATCATCACTATCCTAGTGGCGACATTCACCTGCAACCCAAATCGATTCGCTGGGGAGGCCGCTGGACAGGAACGCCGTTTACCATTCCTTATCGCGCACTGATCCCAGCCGCGATCGACGGCTTGTTAGCGTGTGAAAAAAACATTTCTGTGTCCCATATCGCCAATGGCGCGACTCGCCTGCAACCCGTCGTGCTGGGAATCGGGCAGGCTGCAGGTATGGCTGCGGCTCTCTGTGTGGAACAGGGCTGTCAACCGCGAGAGTTAAATGTGCGATCGCTCCAGGAAGCCTTGTTACAGGATCCCAGCGCTGCCGCTGCCCTGATCCCCCTATTCAATCTGGAACCCGACCATCCTGACTGGCTTTACTGGCAAACCTATTATTTAGATCACCCAGAAAATTATCCTGCTAGTGGCTACTGTCCTGACAAACCTGTAACCTCCCGAAACATCAGTAACACGGGCACCTTACAATCAAGGCAGCAATCTATTAACAGCCAACAGAAGCTAACTGGAACTTTCACCCGACAACGCACCCAGGACTATCTTTTGACTGTCCACGAACCGACAGAGTTGCAAGGACAGCGGTTCGCGATCGTGACGCTGCGATCGGAGATCAATCAAGCTCTAGAAAACCTGCAGAATGGCCAAACCATAGCCATTACTGGAATGCTCAATGGGTCAGGAGAATGGATATTGGCAAGTGCCATTCAACCTGACTAA
- a CDS encoding ISLre2 family transposase, which produces MNIPATLDLNQAIETFKQTIAPLLAVGEISSWDGVALKAREEAIRAAALVLAGQVIALLLHELSEHPDSQREANQRTRSSRGFMARSQGKRRVKVLTVGNVVVEFKVGYILNGVSQQKRKGKRKAGQRGPSQGQGFYPLLRWLGLEEQVSPLVWSVVAAAGMLSRSFAQATEQLQQWGIELSEKRVVRLTYGFGQIGLALTDQWLAQLQQGQLPTGQTFEGQRVGLSVDGGRTRLRYNKRGRRRATKRRGYRGHWREPKLFTLYAIDEQGQRINTVKLPVINDGTFTGIEGFMSLLEMYLVKLGVVHAQQVLLLADGAPWIWHRIPALLERLGLPKDRLIELIDFYHASQHLKDFAEAAFSKAQVARKWFEAARSSLKRGKLAQLLTQMQQILAQKHTRQQRKAMTTPFNYFNDQPQRFAYGQVQAMNLPIGSGAIESLIRQVVNLRLKGNGKFWLPEHAEILLQGRCYWAAGRWDTFCAEILTAKLDAKRLEIVEPNASDLAVA; this is translated from the coding sequence ATGAATATACCTGCAACCCTGGATCTCAACCAAGCCATTGAAACATTTAAGCAAACCATTGCCCCACTGCTGGCCGTGGGGGAAATTTCCAGTTGGGATGGAGTGGCGTTGAAAGCACGGGAGGAGGCAATCCGCGCCGCGGCTCTGGTGCTAGCCGGCCAGGTGATTGCCCTGCTGCTGCACGAACTCAGTGAGCATCCAGATAGCCAACGAGAAGCCAACCAACGGACCCGCTCATCACGAGGCTTCATGGCTCGCAGTCAAGGCAAACGCCGGGTCAAGGTATTAACCGTAGGCAATGTCGTCGTTGAGTTCAAGGTGGGCTACATTCTCAATGGGGTCTCTCAGCAGAAGCGGAAAGGCAAGCGGAAAGCCGGTCAACGGGGGCCATCCCAGGGACAGGGATTCTATCCCCTGCTGCGTTGGTTGGGACTGGAAGAGCAAGTCAGTCCCCTGGTTTGGAGCGTGGTTGCAGCGGCAGGGATGCTGTCGAGGTCCTTTGCGCAAGCGACTGAGCAGTTGCAGCAATGGGGCATTGAGTTGAGTGAGAAACGGGTGGTGCGACTGACCTATGGTTTTGGTCAAATCGGCCTGGCGTTAACCGACCAGTGGCTGGCTCAGTTGCAGCAAGGCCAACTGCCCACTGGCCAGACCTTTGAGGGACAGAGAGTGGGGTTGAGTGTCGATGGCGGGCGCACCCGGTTGCGATACAACAAACGGGGTAGACGACGGGCGACCAAGCGGCGGGGGTATCGGGGGCATTGGCGAGAACCCAAACTATTCACCCTCTATGCCATCGATGAGCAGGGCCAGCGCATCAATACAGTCAAATTACCGGTCATTAATGACGGCACCTTTACCGGTATCGAAGGATTCATGAGCCTACTGGAGATGTATCTGGTCAAATTGGGGGTTGTGCATGCCCAGCAAGTGTTGCTGCTAGCCGATGGCGCTCCTTGGATTTGGCACCGGATTCCCGCCCTTCTGGAACGCTTGGGCCTGCCCAAAGACCGACTGATTGAGTTGATTGACTTTTACCATGCCAGTCAGCATTTGAAGGATTTTGCTGAGGCGGCTTTTAGCAAAGCTCAAGTGGCACGGAAATGGTTCGAGGCGGCTCGTTCTAGCCTCAAACGGGGTAAGTTGGCGCAACTCCTGACACAGATGCAGCAGATTCTGGCTCAGAAACACACGCGCCAACAACGCAAGGCAATGACAACCCCATTCAACTACTTTAATGACCAACCCCAGCGCTTTGCCTATGGGCAGGTACAGGCAATGAATCTACCGATTGGCAGTGGAGCCATTGAGAGTCTAATCCGCCAGGTGGTCAACCTGCGGCTCAAGGGAAATGGCAAGTTTTGGTTGCCTGAACATGCAGAAATTCTGCTTCAAGGTCGCTGTTATTGGGCGGCAGGACGATGGGACACCTTCTGTGCTGAAATTTTGACTGCCAAACTCGATGCCAAGCGGCTAGAAATTGTCGAGCCCAATGCGAGTGACTTAGCGGTGGCCTAA
- a CDS encoding DUF1816 domain-containing protein, with amino-acid sequence MIDLVGLAWWVEVKTESPRCIYYFGPFLTADEAEAAKPGYVEDLQQEDAQGIEAVTKRCKPVQLTIYDDDLGELPSKVTPSFSSPLT; translated from the coding sequence TTGATAGACCTTGTTGGGCTTGCCTGGTGGGTTGAAGTTAAAACAGAGTCACCCCGCTGTATTTACTACTTTGGCCCTTTTCTCACGGCTGATGAGGCAGAAGCTGCGAAACCCGGTTACGTAGAAGATTTGCAGCAGGAAGATGCTCAAGGAATTGAAGCGGTGACGAAACGCTGCAAACCAGTACAGTTGACAATTTATGATGACGACTTGGGGGAGCTTCCAAGTAAAGTCACTCCCTCCTTCAGCAGTCCTCTGACTTAG
- a CDS encoding Mini-ribonuclease 3, with translation MTFPYDQDSTDLDNLDGDSNSLLKEGCLSNFLLWKSVSPEQLQQVSPAALAYLGDAVFELYIRSLYLIPPKRIQTYHHQVVAQVRAEAQAQHLRSLLPHLTPTELAVTKRGRNAATGKPKRIDLETYQQATSLETLIGYLYLSDPQRLAYLFSLIESELNPSP, from the coding sequence ATGACATTCCCCTATGATCAAGATTCTACTGATTTAGATAATTTAGATGGGGATTCAAACAGCCTTCTAAAAGAGGGTTGCTTATCTAATTTTTTATTATGGAAATCGGTTTCACCTGAACAGCTTCAGCAGGTATCTCCAGCCGCACTGGCCTATTTAGGAGATGCTGTGTTTGAGCTTTATATTCGTTCCTTGTATTTAATCCCACCGAAACGCATTCAAACCTACCATCATCAGGTTGTGGCTCAAGTCAGGGCAGAAGCACAGGCCCAGCATCTGCGATCGTTACTTCCCCACCTGACCCCTACCGAGTTAGCTGTGACTAAGCGGGGACGGAATGCTGCTACCGGGAAGCCCAAACGTATTGATCTGGAGACCTATCAGCAAGCCACCAGCTTAGAAACATTGATCGGATATCTCTATCTTTCCGACCCCCAACGACTGGCTTATTTGTTTAGCCTGATAGAGAGCGAGCTAAACCCTTCACCTTGA
- a CDS encoding alkaline phosphatase PhoX yields MITTSSLASPYITSLTTDYQPLPLLTVGDEVPLLEGTISSFRASSTATYAFVGIPDGLGVYTRDNYNYVFVNHEIGAATSSGSPILSDISSTVPGQIQGARVSLYVFDQNWNVIGGKNLIETATDSTGTYTLNLETGKYTSETGAAFSFSRFCSAYLASYGFWDSTGEEVPFFFAPEESDGNSRGWAVSPDGNALSLDGLGRYAKENIIAPSQYRPTNSDLTVLLSTEDTADGELYMYVGRKTVSDPNGFNNGDLYVLRVDGAEFEGQIAANIALTASWTKVDRSAIFNPDGTPQATGTALSNFVNATGRSTNFQRLEDIAEDPNNPGTFYFVTTGTTNKLGQGSAGGTATTPEEAENPYGRLYRFSLNAADPTAPIADFELVLKGGAGTGVSYDNIVVDKNGNVLLMEDETAFGGALMLAENREASIWSFDPTTQGAKRKKWVG; encoded by the coding sequence ATGATTACCACATCTTCACTTGCTAGCCCCTATATCACGAGTTTGACGACTGACTATCAGCCTCTACCGTTGCTTACAGTAGGAGACGAAGTTCCCTTGCTGGAAGGTACAATTTCCAGCTTTCGAGCGAGTAGCACGGCTACCTATGCCTTCGTGGGAATTCCTGATGGGCTAGGTGTTTATACTCGTGATAACTACAATTATGTATTTGTTAATCACGAAATTGGAGCCGCGACATCTTCGGGATCTCCCATCCTTTCTGATATATCCAGTACTGTTCCGGGACAAATTCAAGGAGCCAGAGTCTCTCTGTATGTCTTTGATCAAAACTGGAATGTGATTGGCGGTAAAAACCTGATTGAAACCGCAACCGATAGTACAGGCACCTACACTCTTAACCTGGAAACCGGAAAATATACCAGCGAAACTGGAGCGGCCTTTAGCTTTAGCCGATTTTGCTCAGCCTATTTAGCCAGCTATGGCTTTTGGGATAGCACAGGTGAAGAAGTTCCGTTCTTTTTTGCTCCTGAGGAAAGCGATGGCAATAGCCGGGGTTGGGCGGTTTCCCCGGACGGTAATGCCCTTTCCCTGGATGGTCTAGGACGTTACGCCAAGGAAAATATTATTGCACCGTCACAGTATCGTCCTACCAATTCTGATCTGACCGTGTTGCTATCTACCGAAGATACCGCGGACGGTGAACTGTATATGTATGTGGGGCGCAAGACCGTTAGCGATCCCAATGGCTTCAATAATGGGGACTTGTATGTTCTGCGGGTTGATGGTGCAGAGTTTGAAGGACAAATTGCGGCCAATATCGCTTTAACCGCTAGTTGGACTAAAGTCGATCGCTCAGCCATATTCAACCCAGATGGCACTCCTCAAGCCACAGGAACCGCCCTCAGCAATTTTGTGAATGCCACCGGACGGTCTACCAACTTCCAGCGCCTGGAGGATATTGCCGAAGATCCAAACAATCCCGGCACGTTCTACTTCGTTACTACGGGCACCACGAATAAGCTGGGCCAGGGATCTGCTGGTGGAACGGCTACGACACCAGAAGAAGCAGAAAACCCCTATGGCAGACTCTATCGCTTTAGCCTGAATGCTGCCGATCCCACTGCACCGATCGCTGATTTTGAACTGGTGCTGAAAGGGGGGGCTGGTACAGGTGTAAGCTACGACAACATAGTGGTTGATAAGAATGGCAACGTCTTATTGATGGAAGATGAAACGGCCTTTGGCGGTGCATTAATGCTGGCAGAAAACCGGGAAGCTAGCATCTGGTCTTTTGACCCAACTACTCAGGGTGCCAAGCGGAAAAAATGGGTAGGTTAG
- the rpmF gene encoding 50S ribosomal protein L32, with product MAVPKKKTSKSKRDMRRATWKRKAQAQAQKALSIGKSILTGRAEGFIYPQDEEDEDEE from the coding sequence ATGGCTGTTCCTAAGAAGAAAACCTCTAAATCGAAGCGAGATATGCGTCGGGCAACCTGGAAGCGGAAGGCGCAGGCTCAAGCTCAGAAAGCCCTGTCGATCGGCAAATCCATTCTGACCGGACGGGCAGAAGGCTTTATCTATCCTCAAGATGAAGAGGATGAAGATGAGGAATAA
- the glyS gene encoding glycine--tRNA ligase subunit beta, protein MATFLLEVGTEELPADFVDEALEQWRSRIPKSLADHSLTPEDVEFFGTPRRLAVLIWGLPERQPDQEEEVKGPPAQAAFKDGKPTKAAVGFAQKQGVAVSDLEIRPTEKGDFVFIRKTIVGQPTADILQTLVPAWITGLEGKRFMRWADGDLRFPRPIRWLVALLDSEVLPIELMNGSQGCKSDRISQGHRVLHPEPVIIPHAEEYVSVLNAAFVQVDRAKRQSLIRQQIEASAAEVGGVAVINPALLQEVTNLVESPSPVIGKFDPEFLELPSEVIITEMESHQRYFPVLKQANSDELLPYFITISNGDPAKAKIIAEGNERVIRARLSDGKFFFEADRAVPLESYLPRLETVTFQADLGSVRAKVDRIGLVADLIADQLKITGSDRAHIQRAAFLCKADLVTQMVGEFPELQGIMGQKYALVGGEPEAVANAIFEHYQPRGANDRLPASLTGQVVGIADRLDTLVCIFGLGMIPSGSSDPFALRRAANAIVNIAWAADLPLNLAQLLDQVIANFERSFASVMKLSVEDLWQQLQDFFLQRIRTLLQEDREIDYDLVNAVLGENDLEYTQRALVDLLDVRDRALFLQSIRNNGTLATIYETVNRASRLAAQGTLATTQLDPTQVIQPKYFEKSSEEAFFKALGQLHNQMQGERDYQRLVEALADIAPTVANFFDGPDSVLVMDPNPDIKQNRLNLLGILRNYARLLADFGAIVKS, encoded by the coding sequence ATGGCGACATTTTTATTAGAAGTTGGCACCGAAGAACTTCCAGCAGATTTTGTGGATGAAGCGCTGGAGCAGTGGCGATCGCGGATTCCCAAAAGTCTCGCTGACCATTCCCTGACTCCAGAAGATGTGGAATTTTTTGGCACTCCCCGGCGGCTTGCTGTGCTGATCTGGGGTTTACCAGAGCGTCAGCCTGATCAGGAAGAAGAGGTGAAGGGGCCACCCGCCCAGGCTGCGTTTAAAGATGGGAAACCGACGAAAGCTGCAGTAGGGTTTGCTCAAAAGCAGGGAGTGGCCGTATCCGATCTGGAAATTCGCCCCACGGAGAAAGGCGATTTTGTTTTTATTCGCAAGACGATCGTTGGCCAACCGACTGCCGATATTCTCCAAACTCTGGTTCCCGCATGGATTACGGGCCTGGAAGGGAAACGGTTTATGCGCTGGGCTGATGGTGACTTGCGCTTCCCCCGTCCGATTCGCTGGCTGGTTGCCCTGCTGGATAGTGAGGTTTTGCCAATTGAACTGATGAACGGCTCGCAAGGCTGTAAGAGCGATCGCATTTCTCAGGGTCATCGTGTACTGCACCCGGAGCCAGTGATTATTCCTCACGCGGAGGAGTATGTCAGTGTGCTGAATGCGGCCTTTGTGCAGGTAGATAGAGCTAAGCGACAAAGCCTGATTCGGCAACAAATTGAAGCCAGTGCCGCTGAAGTGGGCGGTGTGGCAGTGATTAATCCCGCTTTGTTGCAAGAAGTCACAAATCTGGTGGAATCCCCTTCTCCGGTGATTGGCAAGTTTGATCCGGAGTTTTTGGAATTGCCGTCGGAAGTAATCATCACGGAAATGGAAAGCCATCAGCGCTATTTTCCGGTGCTGAAACAGGCGAATTCCGATGAGTTACTGCCCTATTTTATTACTATCTCCAACGGCGATCCGGCGAAGGCCAAGATCATCGCGGAAGGCAATGAACGCGTCATCCGGGCACGCTTATCCGATGGTAAGTTCTTTTTTGAAGCCGATCGCGCTGTTCCGTTAGAAAGCTATTTACCGAGATTAGAAACTGTTACCTTCCAGGCAGATCTGGGTTCCGTGAGAGCCAAGGTAGACCGGATTGGCCTGGTCGCCGATTTGATTGCCGATCAATTGAAAATTACGGGCAGCGATCGCGCTCACATTCAACGCGCTGCCTTCTTATGCAAAGCCGATCTGGTGACCCAAATGGTGGGTGAGTTTCCAGAGTTGCAAGGGATTATGGGCCAGAAATACGCGCTGGTGGGTGGCGAACCGGAAGCAGTTGCCAATGCCATTTTTGAGCATTACCAGCCGAGGGGAGCTAACGATCGCCTGCCTGCTTCTCTCACCGGACAGGTGGTGGGAATTGCCGATCGTCTGGATACCCTGGTCTGTATTTTTGGTTTGGGGATGATTCCCAGTGGTTCCTCCGATCCCTTTGCCCTGCGTCGGGCTGCCAATGCGATCGTCAATATTGCCTGGGCCGCCGATTTGCCCCTCAATCTGGCTCAATTGCTGGATCAGGTGATTGCTAACTTCGAGCGATCGTTTGCCTCGGTGATGAAGCTGTCTGTTGAAGACTTATGGCAACAGTTGCAAGACTTCTTCCTGCAACGCATTCGCACTTTATTGCAAGAAGATCGAGAAATCGATTATGACCTGGTAAACGCAGTACTGGGAGAAAATGATCTGGAGTACACTCAACGGGCGCTGGTTGATCTGCTGGATGTGCGCGATCGTGCTCTGTTTCTTCAATCTATTCGCAACAACGGTACACTCGCTACCATTTACGAAACCGTGAATCGAGCCTCACGATTGGCGGCTCAGGGAACTTTAGCAACTACTCAACTGGATCCGACTCAGGTTATCCAACCCAAATACTTTGAAAAATCCTCGGAAGAGGCATTTTTTAAGGCATTAGGACAATTACATAATCAGATGCAGGGAGAGCGAGATTATCAAAGGCTCGTCGAGGCTCTGGCTGATATCGCACCGACTGTAGCCAACTTCTTTGATGGGCCAGACAGTGTTCTGGTCATGGATCCAAACCCCGACATCAAGCAGAACCGTTTGAACTTACTGGGTATATTACGAAACTATGCTCGCCTGTTGGCGGACTTTGGAGCGATCGTCAAAAGCTAG
- a CDS encoding Nif11-like leader peptide family natural product precursor gives MSSRSLASFNARIAESAELQERLNSIQSPGELMALAQEQGLELTPEDFREIAQAAFQHWITLLDATTRAFFEQAQSLPELNQKLKQCQSPETAIDLAREHGFELTITDLQQAAIVARTIPGFSFEKLWFKKLGI, from the coding sequence ATGTCGTCGCGATCGCTTGCATCATTTAACGCCAGAATTGCCGAATCTGCTGAACTCCAGGAACGGCTCAACAGCATTCAATCTCCTGGCGAATTGATGGCCCTGGCGCAGGAACAGGGACTGGAACTCACTCCGGAAGACTTCCGAGAAATTGCTCAAGCCGCCTTTCAACACTGGATCACGTTGCTGGATGCAACAACTCGCGCTTTTTTTGAACAGGCTCAATCTCTGCCAGAATTGAACCAAAAACTGAAACAGTGCCAGTCTCCCGAAACCGCGATCGACCTGGCCAGAGAGCATGGTTTTGAGTTGACGATCACCGATTTGCAGCAAGCCGCGATCGTAGCCCGGACCATCCCAGGATTTAGCTTTGAAAAACTCTGGTTTAAAAAACTAGGAATATAA